The Vigna unguiculata cultivar IT97K-499-35 chromosome 6, ASM411807v1, whole genome shotgun sequence genome contains a region encoding:
- the LOC114188018 gene encoding uncharacterized protein LOC114188018, with translation MTLLFPCFAGYMANHSLVLDNTSVSTVTVAEQPLVIGQEFPDVETCRRTLKDIAIAMHFDLRIVKSDRSRFIAKCSKEGCPWRVHVAKCPGVPTFTVRTLQGEHTCEGVQNLHHQQASVGWVARSVEARIRDNPQYKPREILQDIRDQHGVAVSYMQAWRGKERSMAALHGTFEEGYRLLPAYCEQIRKTNPGSIASVVATGQENCFQRLFISYRASIYGFINACRPLVELDRAHLKGKYLGTLLCAAAVDADDALFPLAIAVVDTESDDNWMWFMSELRKLLGVNTENMPRLTILSERQRGLVEAVETHFPSASHGFCLRFVSENFRDTFKNTKLVNIFWNAVYALTAAEFESKITEMMEISQDVISWFQQFPPYLWAVAYFDGVRYGHFTLGVTELLYNWALECHELPIVQMMEHIRQQMVSWFSDRQDMGMRCTSILVPSAEKRILEAIADAHCYQVLRANEVEFEIVSTERTNIVDIRSRECSCRRWQLYGLPCAHAAAALISCGHNAHMFAEPCFTVQSYRMTYSQMINPIPDKSQWRDQGEGAEGGGGARVDIIIHPPKTRRPPGRPKKKVLRVENFKRPKRVVQCGRCHMLGHSQKKCTMPI, from the coding sequence ATGACATTGCTTTTTCCTTGTTTTGCTGGATATATGGCTAATCATTCTTTAGTTTTAGACAACACATCTGTTAGTACTGTTACTGTAGCAGAGCAGCCATTAGTCATTGGGCAAGAGTTTCCAGATGTGGAAACCTGCCGAAGAACACTGAAAGATATTGCCATTGCTATGCATTTTGATCTTCGGATAGTTAAGTCTGATCGCAGTCGTTTTATAGCAAAATGCTCCAAAGAAGGGTGCCCATGGCGTGTCCATGTTGCAAAGTGTCCTGGTGTTCCAACTTTTACTGTAAGAACACTACAAGGAGAGCATACTTGTGAGGGAGTTCAGAATCTTCATCATCAGCAGGCATCAGTAGGTTGGGTTGCAAGATCTGTTGAAGCACGCATTCGAGATAATCCACAATACAAACCAAGGGAAATACTGCAAGATATTCGTGATCAGCATGGAGTTGCTGTTTCTTACATGCAAGCTTGGCGGGGGAAGGAACGTAGCATGGCTGCCCTTCATGGGACATTTGAAGAGGGTTACCGTCTTCTCCCTGCTTACTGCGAACAAATAAGGAAAACCAACCCTGGTAGCATTGCATCTGTTGTTGCCACTGGACaagaaaattgttttcaaagaCTGTTTATTTCTTATCGTGCATCAATTTATGGGTTTATAAATGCTTGTAGGCCACTTGTAGAACTTGACCGAGCACATCTTAAAGGAAAGTACCTAGGTACACTGCTTTGTGCTGCAGCTGTTGATGCAGATGATGCGCTGTTTCCTTTGGCTATTGCTGTTGTTGATACTGAAAGTGATGATAATTGGATGTGGTTCATGTCAGAGTTACGCAAACTTCTAGGAGTGAACACAGAAAACATGCCTAGGCTGACAATACTATCTGAAAGGCAAAGAGGCTTGGTGGAGGCGGTAGAAACACATTTTCCCAGTGCTTCACACGGTTTCTGTCTGCGTTTTGTCAGTGAAAATTTTCGTGATACATTTAAAAACACAAAGTTGGTAAACATCTTTTGGAATGCTGTTTATGCGCTTACTGCTGCTGAATTTGAAAGCAAGATTACTGAGATGATGGAAATTTCACAAGACGTTATATCATGGTTTCAACAATTTCCTCCCTATCTTTGGGCTGTGGCATACTTTGATGGTGTTCGATATGGCCATTTCACACTTGGAGTAACAGAATTATTGTATAACTGGGCCCTTGAATGTCATGAGCTCCCTATAGTTCAGATGATGGAACACATCCGCCAGCAGATGGTATCTTGGTTTAGTGATCGGCAGGATATGGGCATGAGGTGTACATCAATTCTTGTACCATCAGCGGAGAAGCGAATTTTGGAGGCAATTGCCGATGCTCATTGCTATCAAGTTCTCCGGGCAAATGAAGTTGAGTTTGAAATTGTGTCCACTGAGAGGACCAATATTGTAGATATACGGAGTCGTGAGTGCTCTTGTCGCCGTTGGCAGCTGTATGGATTACCTTGTGCCCATGCTGCTGCTGCACTTATCTCTTGTGGACACAATGCCCATATGTTTGCTGAACCATGCTTCACTGTACAGAGTTACAGAATGACCTACTCTCAGATGATTAATCCTATACCAGATAAGAGCCAATGGAGAGATCAGGGAGAAGGAGCTGAAGGTGGAGGAGGGGCAAGGGTTGATATTATAATCCACCCACCAAAGACTCGCCGGCCACCTGGGAGGCCTAAAAAGAAGGTTCTACGAGTGGAGAATTTTAAGCGTCCCAAAAGAGTTGTCCAATGTGGCCGCTGTCACATGTTAGGACATTCTCAAAAGAAATGCACAATGCCCATTTGA